A window of Halobacillus naozhouensis genomic DNA:
GCTGAATAATATAATCGTCTCTACATTTAAACTTTAATTGACCTGAACAAATTTTCCCTTTCAAGGAGAGTACTTGTTCATGCAGTGTCACTCTATCCAAACCATCCACTCCTTTGCATGTTAATACCTTAACGATTACCCTGTGGATTGCCGACTATATTCCTTCTTGCCAATTTGACTGCCTGTAGTTATTTCTTAGTATAGGCAGGACAATTATTATACATACATTCAATGAACCGTCGTATCCATTAAGGTTGAGCAGACTTTGTTCAAGATTATATAAACTCTTTGTTAAAGTGAGGTGTGAAGCAAGCTAGATTAGTTATCTGACTAGCCCCCTATTATGAAATTAAGGAAAATAACATTCTTACTTATTATGCTCACCGGCTTTTCTATTGGTATTTATCAATCTTTTTCTAATCCTTTCACTCTGATCATACTGATTGCGTTTATCATCTGTACGATTGGATTTATCCTGCGTGACCTGCTTAGTAATTCCAGAAACTAGCTTCAAAGGAGCCGTTACCTATGCTGTTCATTCCGACCATGTTAAATCTAGAGGGGAAAAAAGTAGTAGTTGTAGGCGGAGGAAATGTGGCGAAAAGAAAAATCGATAGTCTTCTTATGAGTAAAGCCCAACTAACAGTAGTGAGTCCCTCGCTTACGGACGAGCTTATCTCTTACTATGAAACGGGGAGTATAGATTGGAAGCAAAAGAACTTCGCCCCCGCTGACATTGATGAGGCATTCCTGATTATCGCGGCTACCAATAGTGAATCCGTCAACAATGCCGTGATCAAGGCTGCCCCGGGCGATCGATTACTTAATGCAGCTTCTAACGTCCAAAACGGGAACGTCAGCTTTCCTGCCTATTTCACACGCGGGAAATTGACCATAGCTATTTCTACTGCAGGTGCCAGTCCTTTATTCGCAAAAAAAGTAAAACAAGAATTATCCTGTCAATATAATGAGAGATATGAACAATACCTGGATTTTTTATTTGATGTTCGTCACCTGCTAAAGAAAATCAATCTCTCTTCTGAAGAAAAAAACAACTATTTACATGAAGTCCTTTCAAATACATATCTAGACAGTAAAAAACAAAAAGATATGCTTCATTACCTGAAGCATTATCGAAGACATTTGAAATAACTTATATTTAACTATTCCCAATTAAATAAGCTTTATCTAATTCGTTACGATCACTTCTAACAGTTAATACTGACATTAGAAAATATCACCCATAGAGTCAAATTATTGAGAATGCATAAAAAAGCTAACTCGTATAAAAACCAAGCGCGCGACTCTCCACATAGAGGGTTTCT
This region includes:
- a CDS encoding NAD(P)-binding protein, yielding MLFIPTMLNLEGKKVVVVGGGNVAKRKIDSLLMSKAQLTVVSPSLTDELISYYETGSIDWKQKNFAPADIDEAFLIIAATNSESVNNAVIKAAPGDRLLNAASNVQNGNVSFPAYFTRGKLTIAISTAGASPLFAKKVKQELSCQYNERYEQYLDFLFDVRHLLKKINLSSEEKNNYLHEVLSNTYLDSKKQKDMLHYLKHYRRHLK